The DNA window TGCCTGGGCGGCTACGAGTTCGCCGCCATCGCCGGCGCCATCCTGGCCGCCCGCGTCGCCCGTGTGCCGGTTCTGCTCGACGGCTTCGCCTGCACCGCCGCCGCCGCCGTGCTCTACAAGGCCGACCGCCGCGCGCTCGATCACTGCATGGTCGCCCACCGCTCGGTCGAGCCGGGCCACACCCGCCTGATGCAGGCCATCGGCAAGGAGCCGCTGCTCGATCTCGGCATGCGGCTGGGCGAGGGCTCCGGTGCCGCGCTGGCGATCAACATCGTGAAGTCCGCCGTCGCCTGCCACGCCGGCATGGCGACCTTCGCCGACGCGGGCGTCAGCACTCAGGGGTAACGATGGGTACGGATGGTGTGGGGGCGGCTTTCGCCCTCACAACATCCCGTCCGCCAGATCGCTGATCGCCGCCGACAGGAACAGGTCCAGCATCACCAGGGCCGCCGCGGCCAGCCCCGACAGCGACAGGGCGGTGCGCAGAACGAACCACTGGTAGGTCAGCATCGCCATCATCACGCCGAAGACCAGCGCTTCCGACATGCCGGACGGCAGCAGACCGCTGGCGGACAGAACGATGGCCGGCAGGTAGATCGCCATCTGCACCACGGCCGACCAGTTGTAGGCGGTCAGCGCGCCGGGATAGAGCTCCTCCTTGCCCAGCAGCGCCGATATGCGGAACAGGGCGAGCGGGAAGGCGGTCCAGCTGACGACATAGGCGATGCCCTCCACCGTCACCAGCTGCAGCACCGGGGTGCCGTCCAGCTGGTCCCACAGCCGGATCGCAAGCAGCAGGGCGTAGGCCGGCAGCACCACCAGCGCCGCATAGAAGGAGTTCAGCGCTCCCTCGGGAGTGCGGTCGAAGAACTCCATCCCCGTCCGGTCGAAGCGGGCCAGCCGCCAGGCGCCGGTCAGCGCGGACAGGATGGCGGGGGTGGTCAGCGGCATCATGGTGTCCCGGTTGGAAGACTCACCCGGCAAGGCGCGTGAACACGCCCTTCAGGATGGCCTCGTAGATGTCCGTCAGCCGGCGGAGATCCTCCACCGAACAATATTCGTCGACCTTGTGCATGGTCTGGCCGACCAGCCCGAACTCCACCACCGGGCAGACATTCTTGATGAAGCGGGCGTCCGACGTGCCGCCGGTGGTCGAGTATTCGGGACGGCGTCCGGTCACCCCCTCCACCGCCTCGGCCACCAGCTCGGTCAGCGGACCGGGCGGGGTGACGAAGCTGTCGCCGGAGCAGTAGACCTCCAACTCATAGGCGCCGCCGATGGAATCGAAGGTGCGGCGCAGCCACGCCTCGATGCCGGCCGGGGTGTGGGCGTCGTTGAAGCGGATGTTGAAGGTCGCCTTGCCCTGGGCGGGAATGACGTTTGTCGCCGTGTTGTCGACATCGATGGTGGTCAGCGCCAGGGTGGAGGGCTGGAAATGCGCTGTCCCCTCGTCCATCGGGTGTTCGGTGATGGCGGCCAGCATGCGAACCAGCCGCGGCAATGGGTTGTCGGCCAGATGGGGGTAAGCGACATGGCCTTGCGCGCCGAACACGGTCAGGAAGCCGGTCAGGCTGCCGCGCCGGCCGATCTTGATCATGTCGCCGAGAGCCTTGGGGTTGGTCGGCTCCCCCACCACGCAGGCGTCGATGCGCTCGCCGCGCTCGGCCATCCAGTCCAGCACCTTGCGGGTGCCGTTGATCGCCACCCCTTCCTCGTCGCCGGTGATCAGCAGGCTGATGGAGCCGGCGGGCGGGCCGTCCTGCAGCCGGCGCGACACGGCGGCGACGAAGGCGGCGATGGCGCCCTTCATGTCCACCGCACCGCGGCCGAACAGGCGTCCGCCCATCACCTCGCCGGCGAAGGGATCGACCGTCCAGCCCTTGTCCCCCGGCGGAACCACGTCGGTGTGGCCGGCGAAGCAGAAATTGGGACCGCCGGTGCCGAGCCGGGCATAGAGGTTCTCCACCGGCTCCGTTCCCTCCTGCTGGAAGCGCAGGCGGTGGCAGGTGAAGCCCATCGGCGCCAGCGCCGCCTCCAGCACGGCCAGCGCACCATCGTCGCGCGGCGTGACGCTGGGGCAGCGGATGAGGTCCTGGGCGAGGGCGATGGGGTCGATGGTCATGGGCTGTCCGGTTCGCAAGTCATGGTCCCTCTCCCGCCTTTCGCACAAACTTCGTTTGTGCTGACGGCGTCAGGCGGATCGAAGATCCGCCGAGAGCCCCGGGAGAGGGAAGGGGACCACCGCAAAGCGGTGGGAAGGGTAAGGGGTGAATCAAGGATCAGAAATCCATGTCCGGGTAGCCCCTCACCCTCCCCACTTTGTGGGTCCCCTCCCTCTCCCGGGGCGGGAGAGGGCCTATAAGCCGATCAGTCGCGCAGCAGGTCGTTGATCGCGGTCTTCGAGCGGGTCTTCTCGTCGACGCGCTTGATGATGACGCAGCAGTACAGGCTCGGGCCGGGGGTGCCGTCCGGCAGCGGCTTGCCGGGCAGCGAGCCGGGGACCACGACCGAATAGGCCGGGACGCGGCCCATGAAGACCTCGCCGGTGTGGCGGTCGATGATCTTGGTCGAGGCACCGATGTAGCAGCCCATGGAGATGACCGCACCTTCCTCGACGATCACGCCCTCGACGACTTCCGAACGGGCGCCGATGAAGCAGTTGTCCTCGATGATGACCGGGTCGGCCTGCAGCGGCTCCAGCACGCCGCCGATGCCGACGCCGCCCGACAGGTGGACGTTCTTGCCGATCTGGGCGCAGGAGCCGACGGTGACCCAGGTGTCGACCATGGTGCCGCTGTCGACATAGGCGCCGACATTGACGAAGCTGGGCATCAGGATGACGCCGGGGGCGACATAGGACGACTTGCGGGCGATGGCGCCGGGCAGGGCGCGGAAGCCGGCGTTCTGGAACTGGCCTTCGCTCCAGCCCTCGAACTTCGGCGGCACCTTGTCGTACCAGGAGGAGCCGCCGGGGCCGCCGGGGATCATCTCGTTGGCGTTCAGGCGGAAGGACAGCAGCACCGCCTTCTTCAGCCACTGGTTGACCTTCCAGCCATCGGCGGTCTTCTCCGCGACGCGCAGGTCGCCGGCATCCAGCGCGTCCAGCGCCGCGTTCACGGCGTCGCGGACGGAACCGGTGGTGGCGGTGGTGAGATCGGCCCGGTTTTCCCAGGCGGCGTCGATGGTGGCCTGCAGGCTGGCGTGGCTCATGGCGCGGTCGTTCTGCTGTCGATTGTCCAAGGGACGGCACCATGGAGCCGCATCGCGCCCGCTGTCAACCGTACCCGCGGCCGAAAATAGCCGCTTTGCGACAAAGCCCTACAGGCCCGCAACGCCGGCCAGCCAGGACGGCAGGTCGTCCACGGTGTGGTCGATATGGACCCCGGCGCCGACGCCGGCCTTCTCATACTCCTGCTCGCCGCGGACCCAGACTGTGGTCATGCCCAGCGCGTGGGCGGGGGCGAGGTTGCGGGCGATGTCCTCCACCATGCAGGCGTCGGCGGGGTTGACGCCGTGGCGCTCCACCAGGGTGGCATAGGGGCGGGGGTCGGGCTTCGGCACATAGCCGGCCGCGGTGATGTCGAACACCGCCTCGAACCGGTCGATGATGCCGAGCCGGCCGGCGACGTTCTCCGCATGGCGGACCGAGCCGTTGGTGTAGATGATCTTGCGGCCGGGAAGCCGGTCGAGCGCGTCGGCGAGCTGGGCGGAGGGCTGGACGCCGGTGACGTCGATGTCGTGGACATAGTCCATGTAGGCCACCGGATCAACGTCGTGCTCGCTCATCAGGCCGCGCAGCGTCGTGCCGTAATCGCGGAAGAACTGCTTCTGCCGCACCCTGGCCTCGTCCATGCCGATGTTGAAATGCGCGGCGATGAACTCGTTGATGCGGAGGTCGACCTGGGCGAACAGGTTGCAGGACGCCGGGTAGAGCGTGTTGTCGAGATCGAAGATCCACACCGCGCGGTCCCGCAGCGCGGAAGGGAGCTTGGTGGCGGGGGCGGGCGCCGGTGCGGCGGGAGAGGTCGGGGCGGTCATTCCCGAAGAATGGGGCCGATGCCGGCCGGCCGCAAGCCGCTTCACAAGGTCGCAGCCTGCCGATGGTGCCTTTCTCCGGGCGGGGCAATGCGGAGTTCTCCGCCTCGTTGGTTGATTGAAGATTAACCTCTAAAGGGGTAGCATGACCGGACTCTGCAATGCTTTGCAGCCTAAGGTTTCTGCCTCCGCCCGTTTCGTGGATTGCCCATCTGGGATCGCCGTGGACCTTCTTCTGACCACCGGTACCTCCGCCTCTCCCTCCGCCGCCACCGGCGGCCAGACCGGCCCCGTGACGCTTGTCGCGCTTTATCCCGGCCCGGCTCTGCGGCTGGACTCGGCCCTGGCCATCGCCGAAGCCAATGCGGAGGCGGAGGACATGATGGACAGCGATCCGCGCTGGCTGCCCGATCTCCGCGGCTGGCTCACAGCATCCAGCGTGGCGCCGGGCCTGCGCTCGGTGCCGGTGGAGTCGTTGCGCGGAATCATGATCGTCGAATGGGCGGGCGTGCCGCTGCCGGACGGCGGCTTCCTTCTGCTGGGCCGCGACGACACGCTGGAACGGCAGCTGCGCCATACGCTGACCGAATCCCGCCGCCGCTACAAGGATCTGGTGGAGGTCTCCTCCGACTTCGCCTGGGAGACGGGCCCCGACGGCACCTTCGTCTTCGTCAGCCACAAGGGCGCCCTGGGGTATCCGGCCGACGCGCTGATCGGCCGCGACCCGCGCAGCCTCGCGCTGGAGGAGGCGGAAGACCTGCCGATGCCCTTCGACTGCCGCCGCCCGGTCGACCAGACGGAGCTTTGGCTGAAGAGCGCCGACGGCACGCCGGCCTGCATCGTCGCCTCCGCCCTGCCGCTGTTCGGGCAGCAGGGCGACTGGATCGGCGCCCGCGGCGTCTGCCGCGACGTGACGGATCAGGTGCTGCGCTCCAACGAGCTGGCGCGCATCCGGAACCGCGAAAGGCTGCTGGGCCATATCGTCCACACCCTGCGCGACCGCCTGGACGCCGCGGAGGCGCTGGCCGTGGCCGCGACCGAGACGGCGCGGGCGCTCAGCGCCGACGGTTGCCGCATCTACCGGGCGGAAGAGGGGAGTGGGGAGGGCGACCGCGTCGCCCTGTCGCTGGTGGCGGAATTCGGGGCCGAACTGCCCGAGGTGGGCACCGCTCTGCTCGACCGCATTGCCAACGGCGAGGGGCTGGTGGCCGACCGGCTGGGCGACATCCAGCTGATCGGCGAGCGGACGGAATACCGGCAGGCGGTGAACGGCGCCTTGCTGGTCTGGCGCGCCGGAGATTCCGAACCCTGGGACGACGACGACCGGCAGCTGATGTCGGGCGTGGCCGACCATATCGGCATCGCGCATGCCCATCTCGCCTATCAGGAGCGGCTGCGTCGCCTGTCGGAACGCGACGGGCTGACCGGGCTGTTCAACCGCCGCACCTTCTTCGAACGGCTGGAGGAATCGATCTCGCGGCCGGACAGCGGCCCGTCGGCCCTGCTCTATGTCGACCTCGACAACTTCAAGGCGGTCAACGACCTGCACGGTCACCAGCAGGGCGACACGGTCCTGAAGGCCATCGGCACGCTGCTGACCACCGGGGTGCGGCCGGGCGACCTGCCGGGCCGGCTGGGCGGCGACGAGTTCGTCCTGTGGCTGGGCCGCACCGACGAGGCGAAGGCCCGCGTCGTCGCCGAACGGCTGCTGAAGGGCATGCGCGAACTGGCCCACCTGTCGGCCAGCCCTGAGAAGCCGCTGGGCCTGTCGATCGGCATCGCCGTCCACATTCCCGGCCGCGGCGAGACGGTGCGGGAGTTGACCGACCGTGCCGATGCCGCCATGTACGACGCCAAGAAGAGCGGCAAGGGCCATTATGCCCTGGCCCCCGCCTATCGGGCGGTCCCCGAGGTGTCTTCTTCCGATGTTCCCGCCGCGGAGCCCGCACCGTGACCCCGCCTGCCGCACAGCGTCCCGAAGCGCTCGACCCTGCCGACTACGAGTCCGCCAAGCGGATGGTGCAGAGCCAGGATCCGGCGATCCGCCGGAAGGTGGCCGAACATCCCAAGACCCGGCCGGAGCTGCTGTATTTCCTCGCCGCCGACGCCGCGGCGGAGGTGCGGCGCGCCATCGCGACAAACGCCGGGACCCCGCGTCAGGCCGATTTGCTGCTGGCCAAGGACCGCGAGGTCATGGTGCGTCAGGCGGTGGCGCAGAAGATCGCCCGCCTGCTGCCCGAACTGTCGGCCGATCAGGCGATCCAGATCGAGCGGCTGACCGTGGAGTGTCTGGAGACGCTGGCCCGCGATCAGGCGACGGAGGTGCGCGGCATCCTGGCCGAGGCGCTGAAGGACCTGCCCAACGCCCCGCACGGCGTGATCAACCGGCTGGCCCGCGACGTGGAGCTGTCGGTCTGCGGCCCGGTGCTGCAGCATTCACCGATCCTCACCGAAGAGGATCTGACCGACATCATCATGAAGGGGCCGGTGCGGGGCGCGATGACCGCCATCGCCAGCCGGCAGAACGTTACGGCGTCGGTCGCCGACGCCATCGCCCGGTCGGACGACGAGGCGGCGGTGACGGCGCTGCTCGGCAACCCGTCGGCCCAGATCCGGGAGGAGACGCTCGACCGCATCCTCGATCAGGCGCCGCAGCACGAGCCCTGGCATTCGCCGCTGGTCCGCCGTCCACGCCTGCCGGCGCGCGCGGTGGCGCGGCTGGCCAGCTTCGTCGCCGACAATCTGCTGAAGGTTCTGCAGGACCGGGACGATCTTGACCCTGCCGCCGCGCGCAATCTGGTGGAGGCGGTGCGCCAGCGGGTGGGGCAGGCCGGTGCCGGCGCCGCGCCCGGCCTGCCGCTCGGGCCGGTCGATTTCGGTGAGGAGGCGGTCGGCGGTGCCGCCGCCGGACCGGAAAAGCCGGTGGAACGCCCCAGCGACAAGGCGGCACGCCTGAACAAGGAAGGCAAGCTGACCGAGAAGCTGATCGAAGGATCGATGGTGGAGGGCGACCGCGCCTTCGTCATGGCGGCGCTGGCGGAGTTGTCGCAGATCGAGTTGGCGGTGGTCGACCGCATCGTCGCCACCCATGCGCCGCGCGCCGTCACCGCCCTGGTGTGGCGTGCCGGGCTGACCATGCGCTTCGCCCGGCAGGTGCAGTTGCGGCTCGCCCAGATTCCGCCAAAAACGGCGCTTAATGCTCGCGACGGCACGCACTATCCGATGACCGATGAAGAGATGCGCTGGCAGCTCGAATTCTTCGGCGTCGAGGCGAAGGCGTGACGTTCCGTCCCCTATCCGGTTCTTGTGGTATGCGTGTCGCTTTTCTTGCCTTTTTCGTCATCCTCATCGCCGCCGCCACCAGCTTCGCCGCCCCGCCGCGCGAGACGCCGGAGGAGCGGGCGGTCGCCGCGACCTTCGACGCCGCCCGGACCGCGCTGGCCGAAAGGCGCGGGTCGGCGGTGATCCCGCTGCTCACCCGCAACTCGGTCAAGACACTGGAGTCGGTGCGCGATGCCGCCCGCCAGCCCGGCGAGGCGCCGCTGCAGAGGCTGGAACCGGCGGAACGTTTCGCCGCCATGGGGCTGCGCCGCTATCTCGGCCCGTCGGACCTGCGCCGCATGTCGGTCGGCGACATCGCCAACCATGCGCTGAAGGCCGGATGGCTCGGACCCAACGTCATCTCCCGCAGTTCGCTGGGGCCGGTGCGGGTGAAGGGCGACCGGGCCTCGGGCCTGCTGATGGTCGACAACCGGCCGGCGCTGGTCCCCGCCGATTTCGTGCGCGAAGGCGGGGCGTGGCGCATCGACCTCGCCAGCGTCTTCACCTTCGGCAGCCAGATGCTGAAGGGCTTCGCCGCCATGTCCGGCAAGGATGAGACGGCCTATATCGACGACCTGCTGAACAGGCTGCCGGCCAAACCGGGGGCCACGACGCTCCGCTGAGGCGGGAATAGGACCATTCCGTTCCGCCGCGGCCATCCGCCCGGTTGCGGGCTTCCCATCCGTTGCGTAGACTCGCGCCCGCTTCCACCAAGTGTTGGCGCCGACGATGACCGCACCGGAAGAGACCAGTTCCTCACCAGCCGCCGGCCGGACCGTGCCCTGCGGCGCCCGTTTCCGTGCCGCGGTTCTGGAGCTTGCCGCCATGCGCGGGGTCGGGGTGCCGTTGCTTCTGGCCGCCTCGCTGCTGCTGGCACCGGAGGGGGGCGCCGATCCGGGCCTGCGCGACTCTGATGGGGAAGCGGTTCTTGAGGTGGGGAAAACCGACGCTTCCGATGCCGCGATCCGCAAGGCGCTGGCCATGGCGCTGGCGCTGTCCGATCCCGGCGCCCGTATCCTGCCGGGCGAGGATGTTCGCCGGCTGGAAGCGGCGGTCGAGACGCTGGGCTACCGCAACAAGACGCTGGCCCATGCGCTGCAGCGGTTGTCCTTCCAGCCGCTGGACGGCCGCATCACCGACGTGCGCGACGCCGCGCAGCTGTTCGGCTTCGTCAATGAATGGTGTTTCGACGAGGATCAGGTCCGGCGGCGATTCCGCGAACTGGCGCCGGTCTACCACCCGGATACCGGGATCGTCGCCTGCCGCGAGCGGATGGGCCAGTTGATCGACGCCCGCAACCTGCTGGTCCACCATGTCCGCAACGTCTATGGCTCCGGCGACTGGATGGGGAGGCGCGGCGGGCCTTCTGCGTGAGTTGAGCTTCAGCGCTCCAGCCCGATCGCCTCCTCGACGATCGCCTGGTCCAGCTTGGCCCCGTCCAGGACCGCGCCGGTCAGGTCGGCCCCGGTCAGGTCGGCTTCGCTCAGATCGGCCCCGGTCAGGTCGGCACCCGCCAGATTGGCGCCGGCGAGATTGGCTTTGCGCAGATCGGCCTTGCAGAGCAGCGCCATGCCCAACCGGGCCCGCTGCAGGTTGGCGCGCCAGATGTGGCCGCTCATGGTCTGGATATGGACGGGGCCGAGCTGGACGCCGGTCAGGTTGGCGCCGGTCAGGGTGGCCCGCTCGAAATTCACGCCGCGCAGATCGGCGTTCGACAGATCGGCCTTTCGCATGTCGGCCAGAGACAGGTCGGCTATCGCCATTGCCGCGCCTGTCAACCTGGCGCCGCGCAGCGCGATGCATTGCAGGATGGCCGCGGACAGGTTGATGCCGTCCAGCTTCCGCCCCGACAGGTCGAGCGCGGACAGGTCGGCGCGCTTGCCGGACTTGCCGCCGCTGTCGATCCAGGACAGATGCTCCACCAGGATGTCGCGCAGGTCGTCGTCCGGATTCTCCAGCGTCTTCGCCAGAACCGCCGCCTGGATGTTGGGGGAACGCAGCTGGGCCGCGTCCAGGATGGCGCCGATCAGCGTGGCGCCGCTGAAATTGGTGCGGTTGATGGCGCAGCCGGTCATCACCGCTCCCGACAGCCGGGCGCCCGAGAGGTTCGCCTCCGTCAGGTCGGCGTCGGTCAGGTCGCAGCCGGTCAGGTTGGAGCCGGTCAGGTTGGCGCGCATGAACTTCGTGCCGCGCAGGATGGCGTCGGTCATGTCGGTCTGCATGACGAAGGCGTTGGCGACCTTCGCCCGCGACAGGTCGGCGCCGCGGATGGTCGCCGCCGTCAACTCCGATGTCAGGACGCTGTCCTCATACTGGTGGGAGAGCATCTCGCCGCTGGAATCGTAATGCAGCAGGGTTCCATCGCGCAGATCGACCTCGACCAGCGTGGCCTCGCTCAGCACCGCACCGCGCAGGCAGGCGCCGCGCAGGTCGGCCCGGCGCAGGTCGGCCTTTTCCAGGTTGGCCAGCCGCAGGTCGGCCGCATAGAGGTTGGCGTTGGCAAGGTTGGCGCCGGTTAGCCGGGCGCTGAACAGCTTGGCGCCCGACAGGTCGGCATCCGACAGGTCGATGCCTGAAAGATCGAGATGCGACAGGTCGCGCATCTTCAGGTTGGCGCGCACACCGCCCGGCTGGCTCTTGCGGAAAGCCTGGTGCCGCAACAGGATCGCGTTGAGCTGGCTCTGGGTCAGCTTGGTTCGCGGGCTGTTGGAACCGAAGCCCTGGGCGGACGACATCGCCGGGATACCTTCTCTATTTGATGAGTCATAATCCGAAAGAGTGGCGAAAATTTCGTTAAGGTGCGAAGATTTGTGACAAGTGTCGGACGGATAACCGGCCGGCGGCAAGGTCGACCTTCGGCCGAAGCCATGGAGGTCCTTCTAGTGGTTGACTCTCCAGACCGGCTTCTCTATGTTTCGCCGACCTGTCTTCCGCCAAGTCGATAGACCGGGTACCCCGGCCCAATGCCGGGTATCTCCGCCAGTCCGCGAGTGTCGCGCACTGGCGCTTTCGTGCTTGTGCGGGTGGCGGCCTGACGCTGGACCCGGAACTGGGGAACGAGTATCGCATGTTCGAAGGCCTGACCGGACGCCTGGGCGACATCTTCGACAAGCTGCGCCGCCGTGGCGCGCTTTCCGAGGAGGATGTCTCGGCCGCGCTGCGCGAAGTTCGCGTGGCGTTGCTGGAGGCTGACGTCGCTCTGCCCGTCGTCAAGCAGTTCGTCTCCCAGGTGAAGGAGCGCGCCGTCGGGCAGGAGGTGCTGAAGTCGGTCACCCCCGGCCAGCAGGTCATCAAGATCGTCCACGACAACCTCGTGGAGATGCTGGGTGAAGGCGCCGACATCAACCTGAACGCCGCTGCCCCGGTGCCGATCCTGATGGTCGGCCTCCAGGGCTCGGGCAAGACCACCAGCACCGCCAAGATCGCGCTCCGCCTGAAGACGAAGGAGCGCAAGAAGGTCCTGATGGCCTCGCTGGACGTCCGCCGTCCGGCCGCCCAGGAGCAGCTGAAGGTTCTCGGCGAGCAGACCGGCGTCGCCACGCTGCCCATCGTTCCGGGCCAGGACCCGGTCGCCATCGCCAAACGCGCCATCGAGACCGGCCGTCTCGAAGGCTACGACGTCGTCATGCTCGACACCGCCGGCCGCCTCGCCATCGACGAGGAGCTGATGGCGGAGGTCGCGGCCGTCCGCGACGCGACCAAGCCGGTGGAAACGCTGCTGGTCGCCGATGCGATGACCGGCCAGGACGCCGTCACCGTCGCCACCAATTTCAACGACAAGGTCGGTATCAC is part of the Azospirillum lipoferum 4B genome and encodes:
- the ffh gene encoding signal recognition particle protein; its protein translation is MFEGLTGRLGDIFDKLRRRGALSEEDVSAALREVRVALLEADVALPVVKQFVSQVKERAVGQEVLKSVTPGQQVIKIVHDNLVEMLGEGADINLNAAAPVPILMVGLQGSGKTTSTAKIALRLKTKERKKVLMASLDVRRPAAQEQLKVLGEQTGVATLPIVPGQDPVAIAKRAIETGRLEGYDVVMLDTAGRLAIDEELMAEVAAVRDATKPVETLLVADAMTGQDAVTVATNFNDKVGITGIVLTRIDGDARGGAALSMRQITGKPIKLLGVGEKIDALEPFHPDRIAGRILGMGDVVSLVEKAVETIDKDEAEKLARKMEKGQGFDLDDMAMQLKQLRKMGGMSGLMGMLPGIGKIKDQLKDANVDDGMIKRQEAIISSMTKAERKNPDIIKASRRKRIAAGSGTSVQEVNKLLKQFETMRGMMKQVQKLGKKGMLRGGLGNLLPKGLGGFGGKGPFG
- the dapD gene encoding 2,3,4,5-tetrahydropyridine-2,6-dicarboxylate N-succinyltransferase, whose translation is MSHASLQATIDAAWENRADLTTATTGSVRDAVNAALDALDAGDLRVAEKTADGWKVNQWLKKAVLLSFRLNANEMIPGGPGGSSWYDKVPPKFEGWSEGQFQNAGFRALPGAIARKSSYVAPGVILMPSFVNVGAYVDSGTMVDTWVTVGSCAQIGKNVHLSGGVGIGGVLEPLQADPVIIEDNCFIGARSEVVEGVIVEEGAVISMGCYIGASTKIIDRHTGEVFMGRVPAYSVVVPGSLPGKPLPDGTPGPSLYCCVIIKRVDEKTRSKTAINDLLRD
- a CDS encoding pentapeptide repeat-containing protein, which produces MSSAQGFGSNSPRTKLTQSQLNAILLRHQAFRKSQPGGVRANLKMRDLSHLDLSGIDLSDADLSGAKLFSARLTGANLANANLYAADLRLANLEKADLRRADLRGACLRGAVLSEATLVEVDLRDGTLLHYDSSGEMLSHQYEDSVLTSELTAATIRGADLSRAKVANAFVMQTDMTDAILRGTKFMRANLTGSNLTGCDLTDADLTEANLSGARLSGAVMTGCAINRTNFSGATLIGAILDAAQLRSPNIQAAVLAKTLENPDDDLRDILVEHLSWIDSGGKSGKRADLSALDLSGRKLDGINLSAAILQCIALRGARLTGAAMAIADLSLADMRKADLSNADLRGVNFERATLTGANLTGVQLGPVHIQTMSGHIWRANLQRARLGMALLCKADLRKANLAGANLAGADLTGADLSEADLTGADLTGAVLDGAKLDQAIVEEAIGLER
- the dapE gene encoding succinyl-diaminopimelate desuccinylase, which codes for MTIDPIALAQDLIRCPSVTPRDDGALAVLEAALAPMGFTCHRLRFQQEGTEPVENLYARLGTGGPNFCFAGHTDVVPPGDKGWTVDPFAGEVMGGRLFGRGAVDMKGAIAAFVAAVSRRLQDGPPAGSISLLITGDEEGVAINGTRKVLDWMAERGERIDACVVGEPTNPKALGDMIKIGRRGSLTGFLTVFGAQGHVAYPHLADNPLPRLVRMLAAITEHPMDEGTAHFQPSTLALTTIDVDNTATNVIPAQGKATFNIRFNDAHTPAGIEAWLRRTFDSIGGAYELEVYCSGDSFVTPPGPLTELVAEAVEGVTGRRPEYSTTGGTSDARFIKNVCPVVEFGLVGQTMHKVDEYCSVEDLRRLTDIYEAILKGVFTRLAG
- a CDS encoding sensor domain-containing diguanylate cyclase, which encodes MDLLLTTGTSASPSAATGGQTGPVTLVALYPGPALRLDSALAIAEANAEAEDMMDSDPRWLPDLRGWLTASSVAPGLRSVPVESLRGIMIVEWAGVPLPDGGFLLLGRDDTLERQLRHTLTESRRRYKDLVEVSSDFAWETGPDGTFVFVSHKGALGYPADALIGRDPRSLALEEAEDLPMPFDCRRPVDQTELWLKSADGTPACIVASALPLFGQQGDWIGARGVCRDVTDQVLRSNELARIRNRERLLGHIVHTLRDRLDAAEALAVAATETARALSADGCRIYRAEEGSGEGDRVALSLVAEFGAELPEVGTALLDRIANGEGLVADRLGDIQLIGERTEYRQAVNGALLVWRAGDSEPWDDDDRQLMSGVADHIGIAHAHLAYQERLRRLSERDGLTGLFNRRTFFERLEESISRPDSGPSALLYVDLDNFKAVNDLHGHQQGDTVLKAIGTLLTTGVRPGDLPGRLGGDEFVLWLGRTDEAKARVVAERLLKGMRELAHLSASPEKPLGLSIGIAVHIPGRGETVRELTDRADAAMYDAKKSGKGHYALAPAYRAVPEVSSSDVPAAEPAP
- a CDS encoding pyrimidine 5'-nucleotidase — translated: MTAPTSPAAPAPAPATKLPSALRDRAVWIFDLDNTLYPASCNLFAQVDLRINEFIAAHFNIGMDEARVRQKQFFRDYGTTLRGLMSEHDVDPVAYMDYVHDIDVTGVQPSAQLADALDRLPGRKIIYTNGSVRHAENVAGRLGIIDRFEAVFDITAAGYVPKPDPRPYATLVERHGVNPADACMVEDIARNLAPAHALGMTTVWVRGEQEYEKAGVGAGVHIDHTVDDLPSWLAGVAGL
- a CDS encoding DUF2336 domain-containing protein, which translates into the protein MTPPAAQRPEALDPADYESAKRMVQSQDPAIRRKVAEHPKTRPELLYFLAADAAAEVRRAIATNAGTPRQADLLLAKDREVMVRQAVAQKIARLLPELSADQAIQIERLTVECLETLARDQATEVRGILAEALKDLPNAPHGVINRLARDVELSVCGPVLQHSPILTEEDLTDIIMKGPVRGAMTAIASRQNVTASVADAIARSDDEAAVTALLGNPSAQIREETLDRILDQAPQHEPWHSPLVRRPRLPARAVARLASFVADNLLKVLQDRDDLDPAAARNLVEAVRQRVGQAGAGAAPGLPLGPVDFGEEAVGGAAAGPEKPVERPSDKAARLNKEGKLTEKLIEGSMVEGDRAFVMAALAELSQIELAVVDRIVATHAPRAVTALVWRAGLTMRFARQVQLRLAQIPPKTALNARDGTHYPMTDEEMRWQLEFFGVEAKA